The DNA region AAGATGCCACAGGTCATGATGCCGTTTCGCGTCGCGCTCACCGGGCTCGCCCAGACGCCCGCCATCGACGCCATCGCCGCGGCGCTGAAGAAAGAGGTCGTGCTGCAGCGCCTGGAGCGAGCGGTTTCCGGGTGATATAATTTTCGGCTCGGTCGGGGGTATAGCTCAGCTGGGAGAGCGCTTGCATGGCATGCAAGAGGTCAGCGGTTCGATCCCGCTTACCTCCACCAGAACAAAAGATCAGAACACCTCTCGAATCTTTGCCGTTCTGTAAGTCACGCAGTCCCTATCGTCTAGAGGCCTAGGACATCGCCCTTTCACGGCGGTAACCGGGGTTCGAATCCCCGTGGGGACGCCAGTTACATGCTAAGTAACTGACCTAGAACCAAGTCCACGGAAAGACGGGGCTTTTCTGCCCGGCGTGTAACGCAACGCTGTTTCACTAAGGGTATGAAAGTGCGCTCACAAACAAGGCTAGCGAGTTAACGAACGGCTTCAGACACACATGAACCGAAGCGCGGGGACATTCCGGTAAGAGACCGCGCGTTATGAAATTAAGAGGGAGGAAGTCCAGTGATCCGTTCACTGTCGTTGTCCGTGGTGTTCTTGATGCTGTCCGGCATGGTGAGCGCCGCAGAACTCTACCGCTGTAGGACCTATCAGGGCGGCACGTACTGGTCCTCCGAGCTTTGCCAGAAGTCAAACGGGATCATGGTGTGCGCTGAGCAGCGCGTTGTTCAGGAGGGTTCAAGTCCCTCTGGCGCTCGGATGAGGGGCGTCGTATCCGAAGGCGGGGGTAATGCCTCGCTGGCCGGAGAAAGAAGGCAGGTATGGAGAAGCCTAAATGGGCACGAAGGCGAAAGCCGGATACAGCCAAGGCGGACCTGGAGCCACTTTCTGGCAATGCTCCGGAGGGCAGGGTGTCCATCGCGAGGTGGAATCCGAAGGGCATGAGGAGAAGTACCGGGCCGTAATCGATGGGGGCTGCCCCGACGATGAACCGGTCGGCCAAAGGTGGGGCAAGGTCGAGCCTGCACTATGGAGGCGAAGGCGTACTCATTCACCCACCGCACCAAGGTGTTTGCGGGCGGCACGGTACGGAAGAACAGCGTGTGACCTCAGGAGAACTCGCACGGTTCTCGGGTGGCACCGAGACAAGTGACCCCATAAGCGAGGAGCGAAGTGGGAAGCGATGCCGGGCGAGTGGTCGGAGTGCCGAGTAGTACCGACAAGCGCGGTGAAAGCTGCGTGACCGAGCAATCGGCGACGGAAGTGGGTCGGGGAAGGCGGCAGGCGAAGAGGGTCGGGAAGAGTTGGGAAGCCAGTGAGTAAGGGCGGGAAGGAGGATCAGTTCCATGAGCGAAATACCCGTACATTCTCGTCCGAGGAGACTGGTGGACTGGATCAACCCGACGGAGGCAAGGAAGGTCCATTCATTAATCGACAAAGTGTACCAGCGGAAGAACTTGGAGATGGCCTGGGAGCGGGTGCGTGCCAACCGGGGCAGTGGGGGCGTGGATGGGCAGAGTCTGGAGGCTTTCGAGGCGCAGTTGGACCAGCAGTTGGATCGGCTGCAGCGGGAGTTGACAGAGGAAGCCTATCGGCCCCAACCGGTGCGGCAAGTGCCGATCCAGAAGGAAGGCAAGCCGGGAGAGTGGCGAACGTTGGGCATTCCGACGATCTACGATCGGGTGTGCCAGCAGGCGCTGCTCAATCGACTGGAGCCGATCTTCGAGCCGGTATTCGAGGAGGCCAACTTCGGATATCGGCGAGGGCGATCGACGAAGGATGCCCTGCGCAAGGTGTGGAAGGAGATCGAAGGTGGCAAGGAGTGGATTGTCGATGCTGACCTGAAGGATTTCTTCGGGTCGGTGGATCACGGCAAGCTGCTCATGCTGCTGGGTCGCCGCATAGCCGATGGCCGAGTGTTGCGTCTGATCGAGGCAATGCTCAAGGCGGGAAGCTATGGTAAAGGGCGGCTGTTTCCGACCGAGCGCGGGACTCCGCAGGGTGGAGTGATTTCTCCGTTGCTGAGCAATATCCTGCTCACGCCGTTTGACCAGGAGATGCGACGCAGGGGGTATCAGTTGACGCGCTATGCGGATGATTGGGTGGTCACCTGCGCATCCGCAGCGCAAGCACGAGCGGCGGTGGCGGCGGCACAACGTATTCTGAGCGAATTGGGCGTG from Gemmatimonadaceae bacterium includes:
- the ltrA gene encoding group II intron reverse transcriptase/maturase; amino-acid sequence: MDWINPTEARKVHSLIDKVYQRKNLEMAWERVRANRGSGGVDGQSLEAFEAQLDQQLDRLQRELTEEAYRPQPVRQVPIQKEGKPGEWRTLGIPTIYDRVCQQALLNRLEPIFEPVFEEANFGYRRGRSTKDALRKVWKEIEGGKEWIVDADLKDFFGSVDHGKLLMLLGRRIADGRVLRLIEAMLKAGSYGKGRLFPTERGTPQGGVISPLLSNILLTPFDQEMRRRGYQLTRYADDWVVTCASAAQARAAVAAAQRILSELGVHLHPQKTRIVHVRYGFEFLGYKIKRGGQLDLPAGKIRSAARSGALYAYPREKSIRRFMDRVRSLTQRRMPLKTDALIQQLNPMLRGWGEYFKRAHVRKIFNRLDRWVVRRIWSHRFKRWRCAGWQGLPAAKLYGELGLVNLVGLIPSLASQRIESS